The stretch of DNA aactaaaaaaagaattgttttttgaaaaaaaaatttatgtgaaatgtaatgatcatgatgatcacaagggtctgaatgataatataaaacgtagaaccctaggttgatcacttgaaatgtagtattatattataatgtaaaccaacttaacaaattgaaagaatttatgtgaaataaaagggtttgaatgaattctgcattatttcaataatttcagttgTATTTAGCTGCTGCTCATGCTTTATTCGAAAATTTGCGTTTTGCGTGCGGAAAAAATGAAGCGTTTGCCGAATAAAACGTTCTATTGAATAGAGTTCACAAACCGTGCACAAGTGTATTATGTTTTGTTTACAGGTAATTcgtatattttaaaaatggcTACAGTATGGTTGTGAAATGTTGACCCACCACCATATTGAGATGCTTAGAAGTATACGCCTTGGATGAAAAGTGAAAACAAGCTAAAAAAACAACGGACGtgttaaatttttgaattttgagttGAATTTTGCGATTTAATCATGAAGTGTCTAGTGCCGTCGTGCCCAAATAGTTTTCGGTGTATGACGGATCATCGTTCCTATTCGCGGCATCGGTTTCCGAAAGATACGAACAGACGACTGCAATGGGTGCGAGCTATTGCAGCTAATGACAAACGCATAATTGACATGGCCATTAATTTCGGAACGGCAGCAATTTGCTCCATGCACTTCTCCCAAGATTGCTTGAAAAAACCAAACTGAAGCATACGTTGGTTAACACTGCGGTACCCACGATCTTTGGGAATCACTGCGGAGTGTTGGGGTTGGTATAATTGAGTTACGTTAGTTACAGTGAACTATGGATTTTATATCATTTATTACTTTTTAGCGCTACCACAACCGACGGACAAGCATCTCCCGTGATACCTTCAGTGTCGTCCGAGGTTGTGGATCATATTTCCGGAAAAAGTGTCACTAAGAAAAGACCATTGAGGTATAGATATCGTCGTTATGGTTgttaattaataattttatatgaATTGTCATCAATTGTCATTAAATAAATTCAGGACTATCCGATATGCTGGAGATGTTGCTACCGGACGTTGGGAGAATGAGCAAATTTCTAAAGCTCTTCCGAAAATGCAGACACAGTTTGTTCGATACCGGAAAACGATCAAACGTCTGCGAGACCACAACAAACGTTTGAAGGATAGAATAAAAGCTATGGAGGAGTTCATGCTGAAGCCTCAAAATAGAAAATTGCTTCCCGAATCGGAGGAAATTCTGGTAAGTGTTTCACTTATTTTAACTGTATTTACGCTATTCTCTGAATATTGAAACTGATGTTCTATGGATataattatatgatttttgttTCTATATTACCAGAGATTTGCCAAGAATAACGGAGTTTTGAAGGAGTTGTGTGCCATGAGGAGAGGTCAGCCTTTCAGTGAGGCATTACGAAAATTTGCAACAACGCTCCATTTTCATTCCCCTCGAGGATATGGATACGTTCGACAATTTTTTGGGAATACGTTGCCTCACCCAAGGACTATCAGACGATGGTATGTAAACGCGGACGGAGAGCCGGGGATCACTGGCCAAGCTCTGGCGGTGCTCAAACAAAAAGCGGCACAGAAAGCGGCAGAAGGCAAAGAGTTGCTGGGATGCCTACTGATGGACGAAATGGCGATTCGTCAGCAGGTTCAATGGAATCGATATAAAAGCATCTTCGAAGGAATCGTCACCTCAAACACGTTGGATGAAAGCATTACACCAGCTAAAGAGGCCCTCGTATTCATGGTCTCGGGGATAGAAGAATGTTGGAAGATTCCTGTAGGATACTTCCTTACCGATGGTGTGAAGGCGAAGGACAAGAAGAACTTAATGATAATAGTTCTTCAAAATCTGCACGAAGCGGGGGTCAAAGTGGTAGCAGTAACATTCGATGGTACAAAGACGAATATAGCAACTGCCAACGCTCTGGGGTGCAACCTCCGGATTGATTCTGGCCATCCGCTAAAAACCAGTTTTACTCACGTTTGCAGTTCATATGAAGTGTATATATTGCTTGATGTAGTACATATGCTTAAACTAGTACGTAATACACTTCACGCTAAAAAAGTTCTGTACTCAAAGAACGGCGAGGTAAAATGGGAGTACATAGAAAAATTGAATGCATACCAGAATAGAAGAGGCTTTAAGATGGCAAAAAAACTTTCAGACAATCACGTCTTTTTCgagaataataaaatgaaagccATATTGGCCATCCAAACGCTGAGTAATGGTGTCGCATCAGCACTGGAGCGTTTAATTTCCGAACCAGACTTTAAGGAATGCACTGCCACCATCGAATTTTTAAGTGTCTTCAACGATATATTCGATATATTCAACAGCATGAACCAGGACGCAAAGGATTTCAAGAAAGCTATTTCGATTGAAAATATTGACCTTCTCACACCTGCTTTTCGATTTGTGGAGCTGTACATAAAAGGTATAACTTATTGTAAATTTGGAACTAAAAACTATTAGAACATTTTATTTCCAGGCTTGAAACTAAATGATGGTACCTCAATACTCAAATCTAGAAATCGAACCGGCTTTCTAGGTTTCCTGGTTGCAATTGAGTCGTTCCGAAATTTATGTCGAGAATACTGCGAAGAAAATACCATCTTGAATGCAATATATACATACAGGTTAGCTCTCACATCTTTTTAATTGGCTCAGTCATAGCTTAGGCTATTTTTCAGGTTTAGTCAGGaccatctcgaacaattttttggatatATCCGATCAAAATCTGGCTCAAACAACAATCCGAATGCTGTGCAGTTCAAGGCAAGCTATAAAAGGCTACTTCGGCACATCTAAATAATGGGTTCTGTGTACGCCAACTGCACGGATCTTAGTATCATACCACTTTTGAGTTGTTCTGAGCCTGCAACGAATCACCTCAACCTACCAGAGGTTTTAAGTGATAGTTCAGAGGACTACGGAACTGGCAAGGAGTGGGAGGTATTTTGTCACGATGATATCACCTCATATGCATTTGAAACCAATATTGAAAGGCTTACAAAACAAGTCCATTCCAAAATTGCATGCTGTGATTGTAAAAGTTTTCTGTTGGATTCAGAAGCAATGATTATGATCCAAAAGGCAGCAGAATTTGAATTTATGGTACAATATTCATTGGTAGCTTAAAGAAAGAACTAATAACAACAATACACTTTTTCAGGCGATAGCTGGAGGACAAAGAAACGCAATATTGATGCTCAAGTCGTTTTGAGAAAATCACTGGCCAGGAGCACTCGTCTTGACATACTTCTTCCATGTGACATTAATCACCAACTTCATCTGCTGCAAATTATATGCAGTACGTATATAAATAACAGGATGGAAGTATATGCACAAAACGTGATTGACTTCAAACCGTCTATTAGACAGAAGCTGACAAAACTAATTCTCTTCGAAGGCAACTGAGCAAGTCTCAGAGCCTTTCTCCTTCGATGAGATGTTCAATTTCATTGCCTGTTTGATTAGATTCTAATCATTTTatgaacttaattttttggactgtaAGGTAGTTCGCCTCCGCGCGGTGCAGTCTGGGTAGCGCTAAATGAACTACACCAACACTATTCCTCGTGTCAGGGGTGGCCGATCATTTTCCTTCAGGTATAcgcaaatcaaaaataaaaagaaataattttttgaaactaATTTTCTCATATTAAACGAATTATTGAATATTTGATTAGTTTTTTTAGTATATTTTTGCAAAATAACATCTCCAACGCTCATCATCAAACATCATTTCCGTAAAAATCTAATCCACAATTTATACTATGCAGCACCATTCACAGAATGACAATCGAAAATTCGAACCGGATCAGTTGTGTGACGACATCACTCGAAACGAAACAAATTTTTAGCTTTACTTTTcagccgaagaacacagctatcACCGCACTAAAATACCTTCTTTACATCTGGCTTAAAACGCACGTAAACGTAAACgtcatatttaactcgaaacaatcgttaaattcgtgaaaatttaaagaaggtagttttgaaatcttataaatagtatgtagatttttaagttattcgattacttaaaacacgtagtcctgacgcttacttagccatttggttgtatatttccaaatattttacaacacaataatcacaaaaactcaccattataatataaaatcagcatcaaacacaatttcagtttcatattatttcacaattttcgaggaaacgtattactctattacatagaatacatattgaatacagaaaagtaaattttcattcattattttttgttctagaagtgtgttaatttcgtccttaatttcgttttccaaatggcgcaaatcattatggtgccttcaacgcaaagacaataaatgaaacgcttgcagcgtaaaacgtaatgaatataatgaatatagcaatgagtatttcataaagtatcagtatattccacaaattgtgctcaatcgtcttaatttacttttgtgtattttttaaatggctgcagaaaaccacttcacgttttgacccacctggtagtatgttaagtgccttgttttacaccagcttgagagtttggcagttctcgcgagtgacagtggtcgcaaattgcatttgcgacccggacatgtttgacgctgtcaaatcctatgtgttagtatacggatgccctcaggctggAAAAAATTCATATGCACATACCAAACAGTATGCTTTGCTTTCGCGTTGTTTGTCCTTTACCTTCGCGCACAGACAAAGGCAGGCAACATGCACCAAAGTAAATGTacacagaaaaaatataaaaaataaaaaatatatataatattccaagataaataaacatttttgtatAACAAACTTTCCAATTACTGCCATTATTTAAAATTCAATAGGCTTGTATAGTAATTCTGATTGGTGACGAAACTCCGCGATTTTTTTTGACAGGGcttaaattcatttatattccctgattttcaagatttttctagATAGCCGACACTCTGTGATTAAAATTGGTTTATTCTTTTCAGATTGAATATCGATTGGAACCGAAGAAGCCTAATTGGGAAAAATTCGCGATGTCAGAAACACCTTCggcaaaaaatcaagaaaaatccaAAATCAGTCCGGCTTGGgagttctttaaaaaaattgacgGGAACAATGTACAATGTAAATTATGTTTGCATATTCTAAGTTTTTGCCGCAACACGAGCAACATGCTCAATCATTTGACATTCAAGCATAAAAATTTGGCCATCTCCACTGTTAATGAAAGACCGGCCCTAGTTCTAAATCAAGGACGAAAAAGAACAGCATCACAAGAATTGATACTACTCCCAAAATGGGTCCACGGCAACAAACTATTACATCGGCTTTCGATCGTCCTTTTTCATACGGAGGTAATCCCACCTGattcaattttatatacatGATGGCGGCcacgaaaataaatttttgttaaCTCTTCTTTGCATAATGGTGGAAATTttcatcataacattgaatgCCCAAGAATTATATAAAAGAACAAGTTCACTTCAAGTTGAACTATACCACCCTGATTTATTTCACCAATAAGCAAAATCATGCAGAGAAGGGTTAGCAAATGATGAAATTCATCGTGCCTAGAATTAATTTTTGTATAGCATTTAGAGTTGTTCCttatattaaaataatattaattttcgtTCTTCCAATagcatgttttgattttttttgtaaaaatatggACAAGCGGTTTTCAATTTGAGATTTAAAATGTTGAATGAGAGAGAATTTAAAGTTATCTAAAAATAATCATAGTTCAAATTGGTCACTTGGtaatgaaaactaaaatttttcgACTGCCGCCATCATAAAAAGACATGATGTCAAATGATATTCGAGTattctttttattttcgttttgttttcattttagcTGGCGGTACCAAAGGAAAAGAAATAACAACTTGTGTCATGTACATGGTGTGTACGGATAACATGCCTCTTTGTACAGTAGACAAGAAAGGATTTCGTCAACTAATGAAAACTGTATGCCCACTATATAATGTGCCGCACGAGACACAGTTTCGCGAGAtcctgaaaaataaatttataaaaagcAAAGAAATTGTCAGAAACCGCCTCCGATCGATCACAAGCATCTGTCTAACGACAGATGTTTGGACCGAAATGTTAAACGTCAGAAGCTACTTGGGGATCACTGGGCATTTTATTCATGGTAAGCTTGATCATTTTTTATTAAAGTATTAGCtcagtaaataaaatttaactATCCAAGATCAAAATTCGACAATATCACTAAATCTAACATTAGATTAATTGGACATTATTAGGATTTAGGACTAGGATGGAGCGAGTGCAATGAGATTTTTAATTTCGCTCATTACTTAGGGTACTCATatactgtttggccgaagccaaatatttaattctttttgacagataaaatttgatcaacttgtactgatcaaatatattcgaaacacgacaagcaaatattcagttatttgTTGATAATtgatataaaacataaaattaaaaaaacataaacataaaatagTGTTCGTATGTTTGTCCAAATCTCAAACCAAACTCAAAAAAAAGTATCAAATATTATATAGTATAGCGTCTCTGGCTAGAACCATCTTGTAGTACAGGCTAATTCTAATTCCAAGGGATAACTTACATCTTAGAATTGTCTAAATTTGTTACAAGTGAAACTgaataactttgttctacagtaaGTCTAATTGGACAGATTTGTAACGCGATACGttcaattggacatttttgtaaaccccgagttcggggcccaaattatggccccacattgaaagtcgacactgtaccactgtcatcacgaATGTGAATTACAGGTCAgaacctgagacgagacatgataatagggggccgattccggaccactttttctgtcaaactcggacaacttgcaactcggcttctaattggttgatgaggaaaataattgacaaagataaataCACAAACatgggatttccaacattttcacagtattgccaaatatattcaaaattgaataatagttgCATTCACATATCACTTTAGCGATAATATCTATTATGGatgctttgtatattttcgtttctattacgtcagCTGTTCAGTTCCTGAACGAAAAtatttacttggcgttatttatttactcgaAGCACcccttttttactctaacttaacctattttctatacactttccgatattctcattataatataaaattatcttcggatacaatttttgtacgagatttttataccatatgaagaaagcaaagttttccattcacactgaacactaatttgatgcggagaattcattttcattcataatttctatttgaaaaatattaattctACACGAAAACCCATAATTTTCTTTAACTCGCAAAACGAAATTTAATGGCGTGCCGTTCTTTTCATTTTCATCGTGAAGTATAAACGGTAAAACGAACTATGAATTTAATTAATGtatttcaacatatcatactccgactatcaaatctacgttttctagttttctttatctcttcacatttttttttgcataccaaaataacgagaaatacttattgtttgaaatatgtgacattcggttaaaaaatttatacaaaaaaatggtgcagctcagaaaatacatgatacgaagaactcatgtttttcatgggaaaataatcttccgaaattttatgaaatttggCAACTTTCAAATCTCACTTCCCTATTATCTAGAACTTGGTCGACGAAATGcagaaagaaaagtaaaaagccagttgtcacgtcttgtctaaGATCAGAACCGCTTCCAGTATGACGCTGAGTGGTGCCTCTAAATGTCGAATTAgctgtaacttactgtataaatGCAAAGAAGTTGTACCACGATAAATCTTGTTCATACCTGAGGAAAACTCTTCCACTGCtaaatatgtttaaaatattccaaatattaagactaattaattaattatctAGCTGTTTTGAAAACCTTCACCTCTCGATGCTCAGAAACAATAAAATTTTACTGTTACCTGAGATGCAAAGGGCGGTTCATTTTGAATAATACTtatctctattttttttaagttacatACATTTATACCCTTGATTGGTTAGGGTAAAATGCAAACAGAAACCCAAACACTGAACATATCGCTATCATGTTATGAACATTTGAGTCAATTTGTCTGTGAGTTGCGAATCTGCTCACCGACACCGCGTTCGATTACGGTTgtttaagaaaaaattaaaggTGTACCACCAAATCATACAGAGAGATTgagaagaaaacaaacaaaaaatgatttcGAATTTCAGCTATGCTTGCTTATATAAAAAAAGGTTGCGTAAGATTGCTTTTTTCGGTTAGGATTAATTCCGATTGAGAATTAAACTGAAAATCCCTTTACGGtcgtaaaatattttattattttcagagTATTTTTTACAAGCATGGCTTCCTTCAAACTTTTTGATGAACCATTTTTCGTTTAGATTCTCAACTACACTCCGTTTTGCTAGGAGTTGTTGAATGCAAACAATCGAAAACATCAGAATACATTGCGAATCTGTTGCGGGTTTGCTGCGACGATTGGGGTATTAAAAACGAAACAATTTCTTGTGTAACGACCGAACTCGGTGCAAACATACAAGCAAAGCAGTCCCCTTGTACAAAGAAGCATACGCAGCTCGGATGGAGCCGGTCATAGAAGAGGATAGCGACGATGAACTGGATGGTGTTGAGGATCATTGTACGATAGAGGTTTCCATTACACCAGAGAAAAATAGGATATATATAATCAAGAAGATGAAAACAATAATCAAGTTCTTCAAAGCAAGTGAAACAGCCACCAGAGAACTGAGAAAACTGCAGTTGGCCGATAATAAAAAGGAAGAACAATGTCTAGGACTAGTGTTGGATGTCCGAACACGATGGAATTCGATTATGGCAATGATAGAAAGATTCCTTGTAATGGCACACTATATTTCAACGGTACTGCTCGTTGTTCCTAAAAAACCAACTATGTTAACAGCAGATGAGTTGTCAATTTTGAAGGGAATCTGCAAAGTTCTCCACCCATTGGAAACAGTAACTACCGAAATGTCAGCTGAAAAGTACGTGACGATCAGTAAAATTATCCCGTTGGTTCGGTTGCTAAAAATCGTAAGTGTTTTTTGTATAATAAGCATCAGAGTATTTAATATGTTTTGTCGTTTcataatatctttttttcgcgTTAGTATTCCATTTTTGTCCCTCTAttacgttatccgcgatttttgttATCCGAGGTTAcgttgccagactattccgcggacaatcggggttctactctATTATGTTTTTCTATTTAACTGCCAACGGGAATTTAACGAATATATAGTTAGAAACctaattaattcaatttatggTTATTTCTCTGAACTTCAATACACTTGCCCAAACAATCTTCTAGTTTATGGACTCCATGCCTGAAGTGAGATTTGAGAACTGCCAGAAGTCGGAGGTTTTTAATATAAGTTTTACTGATTCTCACGATTTTTGGTGTATTTCTGAACAATCACTCACTTCGTTACTCAAATTTGTTCAAGAAGAACATACCGTTGAACCTAATCTTATCGAACGACATAgcctattgaacaactttttaaaaaaaaaaaagtaccgcacaaaaacaggtttaccTGTATAGTACGTATTAAGAAATGTATATAATATGTATAAGAAAATGTATATAATATGTATAAGAAAATGTATATAATTTGTATAAGAAAATGTATATAATACGTATgtattaaaacatgttaaatatgTAATaagaaatttagaatttagttAGGAATGTATATACGAGAATGTAAATAAatgtaaaattgaataatttttcatcaaCTTTAAAAGATCGTGTTATCGTATTatataaaatgcatttttggtGGAAAGGTAAACTTTAATTCATATGTTTCAATAGGAATTCGGATAAATTTGATTGATGCACAATGCTTAGCTTATATTTCATACGCCCCATTACCATTTACCGCAGCACCCTAGCAGCTTAAACGACAAATACAAGTAATTATAACGGTTCGAAATTACAATTACAAGCATTCAAAACGGCAAACAATTTCTggcaaataaaaaatagaatactAACTAATTATTGCTCTTAGTgttacgattaatcgattaatcgattatttggggcgattaatcgtatcgaataacaaacggctgaaaagtattcgattagtggatgaacgattaatttcaaaaatcggggatcactaggtgGGACCACGTcacgacaattgtgctttgacacttcatttcaaACATGTGTATTTCCATTTAgcctaaagtgaccagatggtcagaggtctaacgcaggacacaaaaacaaaacgttatgtatatacgttatgtgaacataaaccatagtttagagagtctcatttattcgtgaaactcttaacatgtgtcctaGCAATTAAACCTGACCTGTAATCACTCAGTTGTTATTTTTCGGtgatttagattttgtttacgcctgaaaatctctCACTCGGTCAGAGCATTTAggtctggcaagcacgattcaaattttacaattttcttccaattatcGAATGGGATGCTTggaaattccaattcatttttcattataCGTTAacaccaatgaggtacatatagaggaggagcagtaggcgaagtgtatctgtattggcaagccaa from Toxorhynchites rutilus septentrionalis strain SRP chromosome 3, ASM2978413v1, whole genome shotgun sequence encodes:
- the LOC129779661 gene encoding uncharacterized protein LOC129779661; translated protein: MGPRQQTITSAFDRPFSYGAGGTKGKEITTCVMYMVCTDNMPLCTVDKKGFRQLMKTVCPLYNVPHETQFREILKNKFIKSKEIVRNRLRSITSICLTTDVWTEMLNVRSYLGITGHFIHDSQLHSVLLGVVECKQSKTSEYIANLLRVCCDDWGIKNETISCVTTELGANIQAKQSPCTKKHTQLGWSRS